Part of the Lucilia cuprina isolate Lc7/37 chromosome 5, ASM2204524v1, whole genome shotgun sequence genome is shown below.
GTAAGCCCTTTGAAATAGGCCTTCCTCAGGCTCTCTGAATTATCAGATCCCTGctcatatatttacatataaggtctcttcaaaaaattactattaCGTGATAGGTAAATAATATTCGGTGTTGCCGAATATAACCCTCTCACTcagtgtttttattaatttttattcttcACTACTATACACATACAGCATATTTTTTTCGGTTGCCCTGTTAATTAATGTGAAACAGTTAATGCAGCCTGGATGGCATCTTTCAAGAgacactttttgtaaaaaaaatatatgtacatttcatACCTGCAGATAAGAAAATCTTTAGAGCTGCAAGCGCGCTCGTATGTATAATAAGctcatgtttttatattaattaatataaataaaactgacTCAGGAGACCTCTTTTTTTCTGGGTTTCATATATAAAGACAATACGAACGAACGACTACGAGTGTCAACATCAAgcacacaaatgtaaattttgttaataaatacgatgaaaaatttaaatttaacaagcaGGCAGAATGcacaaatatatgtacatatgcattTGATATAGGCGCTACAGTGAGGAGTAAAAATTATAGTCCTATAGCTGTGATACACAGTtttcagatcttacaatgttggtaGATAAATGTGGAAAAAGCGTTTCCGACAAGGTTGCAAAGTacaaatagtctagtctataatctagtctaaagtctagtctatattctagtctatagtctagtctatagcctagtctatagcctagtctatagtctagtctatagtctagtctatagtctagtctatagtctagtctatagtctagtctatagtctagtctatagtctagtctatagtctagtctatagtctagtctatagtctagtctatagtctagtctatagtctagtctataggttagtctatagtctagtctatagtctagtctatagtctagtctatagtctagtctgtgtagtgtagctatagtctagtctaaagtctaatatatagtctaatctatagtgtagtctatagtctagtccatagtctagactatagactagtctatagtctagtctgtagtctagcctatagtctagtctacagtctagtctatagtctagtctgtagtctagtctataatctagtctataatctagtctatagtctagtctatagtctagtctatagtctactctatagtctagtctatagtctagtctttagtctagtctatagtctagtatatagtctggtctatagtctagtttatagtctagtatatagtctagtctacagtctagtctatgttctaacctatagtataaactatatcCTATTCTATAATTTATTCTACACTTGAGTATAGATTCTATTCAATAGACTGTTacatagattatagactagactgtattctATACTCTAGgtaatagtctagtatacaatCTATTGTATAGTTAAGTCAATAGTATACAACAAACTGCACATATCCATTATCTAATATCACAAGTTCTCTAATTATACAGATATgcgttaaaaacaaaagtaggATCTAGCAGGCTCATTAAAACAATCGTTTAAAAACCATTAATTAGCAGACTGGAATCTGAACAGTAAATTGACACCTAatgtttttaagcaaaaaaaaagcaagTTACTTTTCCATTTAatcgataaaattattttgcaaatatttatggatttattttaatcattttttgcAGCCAAAATCAACTTAAACAAGCACaacatgtttattaatttaacttCAACTCTTTTGTTTATCTCCGCGATATATCAGCAACCAATACGACCAATTCCAATAAATACAAACACTTCTTATCGCTGTGATTTAATAACATTCGTCAAACGTCTATGTTGGAAGGAATGTTAGTGCCCATAGTGCAGTGCGATAGTAAAGCAAACGGTTGgtgtaattattttctttagttgtGAAACGTTATTAGGCtggcatatttttttattatttttaatatagtttttatttaaattaatttatgcaataaaaaatattaaaacatattccaatacatacatatgcatagacaatgtttatttatgtatgtgtgaatatTTGCAagtaatatagttttttattaagtgTCGTATTTTGTTACCACTCAATAACTAATATCAAGTGTAAATTGATGGAATTAgtacataataaaaattaaaatattaaagcaaaaaaaatgtagTTCAATCATGATAAAAAAATACAGTCTAAGGCTTCAATTGCTTATTGATAGTGCAAaacgaataataataataaaataaataatattcaattcgaataatattgaaaataaaacgaatttaaTGAACACTATAACACAGTAGTGATTTACTTAATATTGAAATAGTGATTTAACAATTTCaagaaattgtaataattgCTGCAAAATAGAAAACTACttcatttaatgaaatatttatcttCATTATTAACTATCTTTAAGATACCCCCTTTTTGTAGGGTATTCAACATATCCCCTTAAAGTGACATATTGCCTAATAGGAATTTATTTCTTAACAGCTGattgttgttaataatttttaattgatttttaatgggAACATGTTGAtcattatctttttttattattattcgttttatttcaatatatttttttctttctttattgtaaacatttttttcttttttttatatatatattcatgacatgaaatatttataaacacaatcaaatataaagattttattatacACGATCAAAGaccataaaaagtttttttttataaaaggaaaacTGATTGATAGAAAACACAGATGCATGAAAACTAGTTGCATACTTTTTTTGTgattaaactagaaaaaaataactaaatatgtctgagtttttgcaaataatacaaaTAGTTATTGACAATTGTCaccatttacaaatttaaaaattctgtttgcagaatattaataaataatatgtatttacgAATTGCCATGTTGACAATTATTTGATCTTTATACTAATGTTTAAACACGAAATTGTACAGAAAAAAAACGAGTAGCCCCCAAAGgcataaagttgttttgttaacTAATCACAaatcttaatattaaaaagttttacttaaatatttgtcAATATTTTTGCTACTGTTTAAGTTGACAATTATTCAACACGTAACATTTTATATTgatcatattttatatttaagtttttttttaatattgatatttagtcaatcctaaaaaatttaaattttctctttttaaacgCTTTTACTTAACTTGCTTTGAGAGTACGGTACTTAGTGTTTAAGTgatacacattttaaaattgattatttatCGTAGTCCGAAAAATGCTGACACTCATAAAGACGTCTTATGACTTCTTAATGCTATATGCAAGTCATTTTTGTCAAAATACtgaatatatagatagatagatagatagatagatagatagatagatagatagatagatagatagatagatagatagatagatagatagatagatagatagatagatagatagatagatagatagatagatagatagatagatagatagatagatagatagatagatagatagatagatagatagatagatagatagatagatagatagatagatagatagatagatagatagatagatagatagatagatagttggttagttaattagttggttagttattaagttagttagttagttagttagttagttagttagttagttagtttgttagttagttagttagttagttagttagttagttagttagttagttagttagttagttagttagttagttagttagttagtaagttagttagttagttagttagttagttagttagttagttagttagttagttagttagttagttagttagttagttagttagttagttagttagttacttagttacttagttagttagttagttagttagttagttagttagatagttagttagttagttacttagttacttagttagttagttagttagttagttagtaagttagtaagttagttagttagttacttatttagttagtttgtttgttggttttagTACATAATAATATGCATACagggttgtcagatcttactacgttgtcagtaaaatagttgtaagatctaactaccgtgtatacatagctttAGGTCTACTTAGTCTAGTCCGTAAAGTAGTTCATAGAATTTGAATGCTCTAAAAGAACTCTTTTTGGTACAAAATTgtctttcaaaattatattagtTTTTCCATATCCTTTTCTTCACCAGTTTCTTTTATTATACTTAGCTTACCTGATAGGTGCAAAAACTACCCTCTTTTCCATGAACTCGACTGTCTAACCCTCGAGAGTTAGGCCTATTGGGATTTGGTTGGTTACAATGCATAAACAGAGAAACATTTTTTACTTCTTGACTTCTGTAACAAACACTTTAGTGCACATCCTTAATGACTCTATAGTCAAATCAAaaccatatttttaacattaatgaaatattcaattttcTATACTTAAGTAATGAAATTAACTAAAAAGGGTTACTAATTCTTGTCTTAAAATGGTGGTTGAAATACTAATTATACCCTTTGGCGTGTAATTAATAATTAACCAAACTTTAGACAAAAACTAACgcataataaaaacaaagaaatccaaaattttcaaattatttcttaaaaatcttttgtgcagtaaagtcaaaaaaaatgtgttcttacaatatacaaaaaattgtacTTATAATTCTAAGTGCAATTACTGTGTCAACCATCAAAGCACAAACTCAACAACTTAAAAATGTTATCGCAGAAGTGAACCTGACCTTTCAAATGGAACTAaacgttttaattaatttcaactcCAGCAGTGACTTTGACAATTATCAAGAAATAGTAAAAACAAGTGATAAACCTTTAATAgtctataataatattaatgccAACGTTACGCCAATATTTGAACGGCAAACAAAGAATTTATGGGTAATTGTGTGGCTAAATGAAAATGTTACAATGAATGACACTATCAATTTTTTGGATCGTATTCTATGGAAACTACATTGGTCGGAAATTATGTTTATAGCAGAACTTACGGcagataataataattttatgcagttattatttaaattatgctGGAGCAAGGGCTTTACTAATGTTCTGCTATGGCAGAAGGGtcaattatataattatcaACCATTTCCCAAAGTGCAAGTGATAAATGTGACAAGTGTGAAAAGTTATTTGGATGCAAAACAAGAAATCGATTTTAAGGGCTACATATTTAGGGTGCCCTTTACTCGACGCCCTCCCCAAAGCTTTAGTTATCGCAATCAGCATGGAGATTTAGTGTTTGCAGGATATTGGTTTAAAATTGTTGATAtctttaataaacaatataatggCACTACAAAGATATTTCCGGTTACCTTGGAGGAGACAAAGATACGAAGGGATATTCTTAAATTGACCGCTACTAAATTGTTTGATATAATACCCAGTTCTATGTATTTCAGTGACTACTATTCTAACAGTGATGTATTTTATCTCTCCAAAGTGGTGGTTTTATGTTCAGTGTCTCCAGAAATTCCCGAAAGTTTATATCTATTGATAACTTTCGATAGAAATGTATGGCTAATGTGTGCTCTAACCTTTATAATTCTAACACTGTTGATAGCTTTAATTTATAGATTTGTAACAAATCGTTGGCATATCTCCACTTCCTGTCTAGATGCTTTAACTACTTTAACAAATATATCGTCGAATTATTTAAAACGTCGTCATtcctttttaatgtttatattacattttatgCCCTTACTAAGCGGATTTCTTTTAACCAATTTTCATAATTGTAATTTGTCCAGCATGTTGACAGCTAAAATCTATGAAGATCCTTTAGAGTCACTAGAGGATATTTCCAAAACCAATGTTAAAATACTTGAGGCTTCTTATGATATTGATCATACCTTGACTTTGGAGTCCGTACCGCAATATATCAAAGAACGACTTACAACCATCGACTCAATACATGAATTTGTACGTTTACGCTCTAATCTcgaaataaccaaatatttctATACCGGACCCGAAGATTTggcagatttttttctatttcaacaGAAATATTTACCACGTCCTTTTGCCACCGCCCTTAGT
Proteins encoded:
- the LOC111677798 gene encoding uncharacterized protein LOC111677798; this translates as MELNVLINFNSSSDFDNYQEIVKTSDKPLIVYNNINANVTPIFERQTKNLWVIVWLNENVTMNDTINFLDRILWKLHWSEIMFIAELTADNNNFMQLLFKLCWSKGFTNVLLWQKGQLYNYQPFPKVQVINVTSVKSYLDAKQEIDFKGYIFRVPFTRRPPQSFSYRNQHGDLVFAGYWFKIVDIFNKQYNGTTKIFPVTLEETKIRRDILKLTATKLFDIIPSSMYFSDYYSNSDVFYLSKVVVLCSVSPEIPESLYLLITFDRNVWLMCALTFIILTLLIALIYRFVTNRWHISTSCLDALTTLTNISSNYLKRRHSFLMFILHFMPLLSGFLLTNFHNCNLSSMLTAKIYEDPLESLEDISKTNVKILEASYDIDHTLTLESVPQYIKERLTTIDSIHEFVRLRSNLEITKYFYTGPEDLADFFLFQQKYLPRPFATALSEAIYHKPFFFTVPHRSPFLPLFNRYLLYVHENGLYDKLQHDAKWDGVVSGELKFFLPSDLNKSLSLDYLSSAFILLILGLVGSILVFLLEIYSVRKLRK